The DNA sequence AATACACAGAACATCATGGTAGGAACATGCACCTTGGTCAAGGTAACTACTGAGTGGTCTTTACCTCTCCTCTGAAGGCTTGGAGTTCATGACCCAGAGTAAGTACTCCTTGGCTGCCATGGAATCCAGCACTTTGTTCACGTCGCTGGTGAAGCTTCCGTCCACGTGCCTCCTCCGGTTTGACCCCCAATCCTGGATCTTGACGTTCCATCTGTACATGCACACCATGGAAACCGTTACTAGGGCATATGGTGTCTGGATTTGTGCCCTTGAGCAAATAACAGGTGGGTTGttgttttaaatgtaaattgcatGGTTATTATTTTAAAGCATATTTTCAGAAACATTCATTTGAGTTCCTGTTGTGATCTGATCATATGCATTGAAATAGTATAGTAAAGTTTATGATTACCCGTACATCTATTTTGCCCGAGATGTTTGTGCCGTTGGGCAAAAACAAATTTCATGATCATTTATTCACAaaccaaccatccatccatccatccattttctgttccGCTTGTCTTCTTCATGCTCACAGGATGCCggagcttatcccagctgaCAAAAGGCAGAATACAACCTGGACTGGTTACCAGTCAGTCACAGGACACAAATGGAGCCTTTTACGAGTGAGTACTGAATCCAGGCAAATGAACTGGTAACCACTTACAAACCTGTGCACCAAAATTAAAAAGTTGTTATTGTTAAAATGTGTCAAAGTTTATACTATGCACTAATCTCATGACATTTTGATAGCTGAATGATTTTGGAGGCTGTAAATCAGCGCACTATTTATTCAACCTATTTGATGCTAAAGAAGCTAATCGGTTAGCTAACGTTGTTCATGTTGTAAAATGTCACTCCACTCAACGCATTCATGTGATTTATTATTACACGAAAAAGGGACATCAAGGTCAAACGGGAACGGGACGGGACGGCTAGGACAAAGCAGCCGAGGTGTTGTCCCAGTGGAATCAGGCACTGGAGGAATGCAAAGAAGCAGGAAGTTCCCCTACTCTCTTCTGGTTTGGCCGGACATGAGCCCGGCGACAAAATCTTTCACGGCCTGGTCCTGAAGGTATGAGCTGACGTCGCTGGTGTATGTGCCCTCGGCGTGACGCTTTTCCATGCTGCTGGGAACAAGAGCGTCATGTTCCGTCAGTGCATCGCAAACTGAACAGTGGCTAACGCTAAATCCGACCAACTGAACATCCTCATTGGCTCATTTTGCACATCACAGAACAGGCTAACTTCATTGATTCACTATTAATCGATTATACTGTACGGTAAGAGTACAgctaacatttattttatttatttaaattttagtCGCACTCTTATCGTACAGCATATgcaagagttttttttcccaaaccaCAAAATAAACTTAACCCGCCTCAACACAAGCTGCAATTATAGAAACCATCAACGTCATGCAGAAACGCGAAACAGTATTCAACTTATTAATAAGTCAAAATGCTGCTTTTTAAAAGATTTGATTCTTGGTCGATTGAAAAACACCAATTCCATTCAGCAAATATAATGCAAACCGATATCAGAACAAACCATAAAGAGGTAGAAATGGACCACTAACCCGTTGCGCTTGTTGTTCATGAGCCACTGAACAAAGTCCTGAGCTTTCCGGTCTTCAAGATATTTGCTGTAGTCGTTGGAAAAAGTTCCCTCCGAATGTCTCCTCATTAAAGCATCGTCTGTCTCTGAACTTGAGGAGGAAGAACAAGTCCTTCACAAAGAGACGGTGGCGGTGAATGTGCTACTAGATTTCCAATACCTTGAGATGTCTTGAAGAGGAACCTGCCAGCTACATTGGACAAAGCTGAGGACGGCAAGGAGGCCAGCCAAGGAGCGAATGTTTGTCATTGCTACAACCTGTCTCGTAGAACCACAACCGCACGGACACAGTAAGCGAGAAAAATTCTGTGAAGACGTTGACTCAAACGAATCTCACCTATATTTCCTCTTTCAGAAGAACGCCAACTTTCCGTCTTTGCCTGTGGCTCTTGAATACCTGAAGGTGGATCTGCTTAGGTGGGTAGGTTTCTGCCTTATTTACGGCCCAGCAATTACTTTCAGTCCATTTGTTAAATGTGTTTCAACCCTTGTCGGGAAACCTGTTGGGGCGTGATGCCAGGTAAAGGTGCAATGTTCAAACAAATAAAGTCAACACGGCCGGCAAAAAGCAGGATGTCATCCCTAAATGGGCTACCGTGATTTCCTGCATAGCGTGTCTGTGTTTTAATGTGGGCACAATGAGTCACTATTTTAGGATCCATGACCATTCAGGTTTAAAGATGATATGAGTCGGTGGCGTATCACCAACATGTCTTATAAACCTTGCGCAAAAACTACAAGGAAACAAACGTTTAACTTGGGAAGAAATCGGAGGAAAATTGTGAAGGCAAGAGAGGTGAACGTGAAGTGATTTGAATTTGACTATACCTTGTGAAAGTTTTTAATGCAGTGGTTCGCTTCATAAATTCAAAGATTCTTCAGTTGTTCTCTGAAAACCTTTTTGGCTTAGTGCGCTTTTCGCAATGCTCTTTGATGCCACTAGACGGCGCCAAAAGCACTGGTTACGAGCAAAGTAGTCaaggaagaaacaaatgataTATTTTGGACTGATGGACGTCAATGATCATAAAAGGTCAATGCCGAGTAGCTTGCGAACATCTGTGCTTTGGGATCGTTTTGTAATTGGTTCTTGCTTTATCTGGGCTGGTTTTTTTGTGTGCCTTACTTCATTTTGTATTGTCTCCACATCTGCTGCTCTTGTCACTGCTGCAGTCAAAACATTCATTTGATCCATTGTTTAAAttgatttaaattcaattctgctTAGGACCCAACAAAGTCGTGGACCGGCACTTCTCACAACGCGAGATCCCTGACACGCTTCGATAATGAAAAGTCAAAAGAAGCAGACATCACGTGTAGTCATGAACTCAAGTGAGGGGGCGGGGCGAGGGCGTGGCTTGCTTCCCGTGCAGTCCAGACAATCAAATCTTAACCTTCAAGTTTTAACTAAGTACCACGCTAGATAAGACACGTGGTTTTAAAATCTTGGCAAATTTATAAAAAGTGAAAACAGAAAAGTCACCTGTAGGTTCATAGCTTTTCACAGACAAAGCTCAAAATTGTGCGCATAGCAGCGTCTCCAGCTCACATTTAACAAGTGCACAGCCATTTCAATTTACAACCACACTCGCTCACGCAATATTCTCGCGTACATCATCTTGAAAAACGGCCTTTAACTTGATCGCCATCAATGCGGCAATGTTGGCCTCCGTTTAAATTAAAGTAATCAACTGTGAGGGCTATGGACAATCTGCTTTGGAGTGCGTGGAGTGGCGACCGACCGATCCAGTCGACTTCATGCGAAGCATCTCTGTATGAAGTGGCTCATGTGGGTATAGACGTGCTGGTAGGCAGAACCAGGAAGTCCGTGGTTCTTGTCCGTATACCACTAAAGGACAACGCGTTTAGAATTTTCATTTGGACATGCTGCTTATCAATGTGGTGCATGGTTCCTTTGCTCACCATGGCTTCAAAGTCCACCTGCTCGTTCACCAGAGCTTCAGAGATCTCAGCTGCCTGCTGGAAATGCACGTTGTCTAGAAATTGGGGCGGGGCAGGGGGTTACTTACTCCATCATGCGGCCCTTGTTCTAAATAGCCTTAAATCAAATAACTCACCGTCAGCCGTTCCGTGAATTAGAAGATACTGCACTGAATGGAAGTTCTTGGCCCGTCCAGTAACTGTTGAGTTCTGTGCAGAGCGGGATTGGATTTCAAGACCTAGTCTACAACCGAaggatggatgtgtgtgtgcgaaCTTACAGCGTAGGCGACTGGATTGTCATTTGGCCTTGTCATGTAGCGCTCAGTGTAGATGGTATCTGGAAAGAGCCCAAAGTGGACCTTTGGTTTTTGATCTTTCGTATCGTAATATTTCATTCTGGGTTCGAGATCTTGCtatttcatattttgttttgttcgtaCAATCAATATTTTGATGTAGCGTTTGTCTATTTTGGGTGCAATTCAACTGTTGACCACTAGATGGAGGAACACTAGTTTGAaagaagaacaacaacaaaaaaatgtagTGTGAATTTTGCAAATAAAGTAGAAAAATACCATAATATTCCCATTTGGAGACTGGAGCAACTGCCATTCCGCATTTAAAGACTCCACTTCCGGATCCCAAAACCATGGAAGCCACATATCCACCATAAGACTaaaccaaaaaaataataataataattagaggCGCAAAGTGCCTTCAACATGAGCTACTTGGACTACTCACCCATCCCCATATAGCAATTCTATCTTTGTCAATAAATCCCATTTTGATGAATTCCCTAAAACAGAAATGTCCTTTAGACCTTCTCATGGAAggagaaatgattgttgaccctTCACCTCCTTACCTCGCCGCTGTTATCTGATCTTCCACCTCGTAGGTTCCGAGACGTTTATAGAGTTCGTGCATTATCTTGTCGCCTTGGTAACCGCTGCCTCTCCCATCAAAACTGGCGACGATGATCTTCTCTGTGCTGGCCAAGTATGTGGACCAGCTTACTCGGTAGGTAAAGTCTACTTTCTGGCTGCAGGGCCCTGCATACCTGAAAGTTGGATGAGTGTTTTGATCATTGAGGCTGTTTCTCTTTTAATTCCGGCCGGTTTGCGGAGCTCTTACACGTCTATCAATAAGGGGTACTTCTTGGACTCATCGAAGCCCGGTGGCAAATACATCTTGTACCAGAGCTCTGTCACCAACGAGAACAAGGTCAAAGATTTAATAACGCTGACAATCACGCTGATTTAGTGAACTCACTGTATCCAGCAACGGTGATAGTTTCTCGACGCACGGTGGGCATTTTGATGTCAGAAATGAGTTGGCCAAATTGCTTGTTATCCTCCAAACGCATCAACTCTAAAGAGGTGAAAGACAAAAGTCATTGCTAGCTTTTTTCCACCTTAAGCTAACGGCTCTCACCTTTGCCTTCTTTGCTATCCATAAGAGAACTGTAAGGTATTCCCGGACCTTTAATCAAACATAAACAACTTGTCACGGGACATTTGAACTTATTTGACATGAAAAGATAAGAACTGACCACGGCAGGTCATGAGGTAGAATCTTGCGTTGTGGCTGAAATCAGCAGAATTGTACTGGCAGTTTTCCCCGCCCAAGTTGCAAGTTAGACACTTGACCTCTCCATTGGTCCATCTGCAACAAGCACACGCTTGCATAAGTCCAATTAAAAGGATGCAAGCAGAATGCCACAAAGGCCTTACCGATAAACATTCCTTCCTCCAGGTTTGCCTCCTTCTTGGTTACTTGAGTAGTATCTGTGGAATATGATGTGTGTTAAAGATAGAAATATCCTTAATGGACAATAGAAAAGATTTTGCATCAGTCCATCCAAGTCATCATTCAAACTCGTTCATTTGCGTCCTCGCAAGTGTTGGAAACGCTACGCTACCCAATTGGCTACCGCCGCCACCATTTTCTTTACCGTTTGTGTCCCCGGGCGATCAGAGGCCAATCCCGGCAGACTTTGGGTGACACCcaggactggtcgccagccaactgcagggcacatatagacaaacagcCATTCACACTCGCATTCACACCGACGGCCGATTTCGGGACTTCAATTGACCTAACGTGTGTGTTTTAGGGAAGCGGGAGGAAACGGGAGGCAGACGCTCAAACTCATTCACGGCAATCACttttcaccaagatgaacaaacccaaaatagcccccgcccccTTGAGGGATATCCGCCAACGAAATAAGAATAGCCCAAAAATCAACTTACACACTATCAGCAGTTACTTTCTGAATGGCAATGACTTCCCATTCTCCTGTCGTGATTGCCGTCACCTTGCCCTGCAAAGGACACGTTAGCATAGCAATGACCCCCAAAATAAATCGATAACGGTCCTGCGTTTATCCACTTGACCAACCTCCACAACATGATGCAGGTGCTTGTAGCCTTTGGGGTCACTCATCAATAAGTAATAACTCTTCTTATCATTGGAAAAAACTGGAGCTGATGGGGAAAACtagccagaaaaaaaacaacaacgttaGCATAGCTCATAACATCATGTTTCGTAGCTACGCTAGgtcattcttttatttttacccGTCCAACCCATCCAGTGCTGCTTTTCACTTCCtgactctacaaaaaaaaaaaaaaaaaagacagagaagacatttgatatatttgttcATTCTACATATTGTATAGTGAGACTGGAAAGCACACTACTAGTTTTGTACCGCAACAGGGACCCAAGTGAAGTCCTTGAGGTCATAAATCTGAAGGATAAGGTGGTTTTGGAGCCGTTTTAGCCATTGGACAGCAAGACGCTGGTCAGTCCCCCAAGTCACTGTGGCCAAGTAGTGTTCCCTATTTAGCCAGAGACGACAACATTCAATCTTCAACCGACACATTCTGTAACTTTAATAGCGTTGAGGCTTCTCTTACTGTGAGATGAAGGTTTCCGGAACGAGGACCTCGGAGATATTTATTGTATTGTCTGTATCCACAACAAACAGCTTCACCTCTGGGTTTGGAGAACCTGCCTGAAGATGATGATACAAAACATCGGGTAGCCATCTTTGGATATGTGACGAGGGGATGAGTACCCACCTTGGGGTATGGGATAGAAATAGTAGCGGGATACTGCTGATCCCCGTACCAGGTGAACTCCACAATGGGGACCAAGGTATCATTGAACTCGGCGTAGGCCACATATTTCCCTCCTGGGGACCACCAAAGTCCCTGATTGGATGAGAACATCTCCTCTGGTAGGAGGAACAAATATGAAAGTCAATTGTTAGGAGAGTCCGGTAAAAAATAACCGCACATTGATATCAAATATCCGTAAAGTGGCAAACGTAAAGATTAGGAGTGCGCGTTTCTCCAGTATAAGACGATTTTGCTTTTTAACTCTCCTCTAATAGGAGGGTACTAAAAGTTATGTCATGTTCTAGTACTTCTTACTTACCCTCATACACCCAATCTGGAATTCCATTTAAAATCTGATTCTCCTTGCCATTGTATGTCACTTGTTGGGGCAATGAATCCGGGCTGGTCTTTATATACACGTTATTTTTCCACACAAAGGCCTAGAAATGTACAAGAGAACAAGGCTCAGTAATCCATCTCTAGTCCAGAGTTGACATGAAGTGTTTGGAAAAGGCAGCTCAAAGTTTCGCTGATCCATCAAAGTTGACGTTGAACTTGATTCAGTCACACTCACCAGTTTATTCCCTGCAGGTGCCCAAGCCAAATATTGGATTTCTTCAGGAAGTTTAGAAGGTTCTACAAACTTGCTGAGATGAAATAAGtcataaaagtaaataaaaaaaaaaaaaaaaaaaaagaaaaatccagcACATAATCTTTATGCTTGCTTACTTACTTCAAAGTCCGATCATAAAGTGAGTAGGAAGCTGTGAATGAATGCCTCCACAGCTATCGGGAAAGGAAATGTACACTTGGCATTatttggtggaatacacacaaaaatatgagtTAAAAGAACCACAAGGTGCCTTTGAGACATCTCCTTATCTCCATTTCGAAAATTGAATTGAATATTTATTGTAAGAAACATGCGGTGATTTTGAGCCAAATATCAAAAGTTGAATCTCACCATTGTGTAGTTACTCATAAATGCCACATATCTACGATCAGCAGACGGTTGATAGTCGGAAGCCTCTTTTTCTCCCTGTTTTAACAAGAAGAGAAAATTTTATAAGTAAAGGTTCTGATCCAATAAGAACTGCTAGTCAAATCGGTTACATTGCTTCTTCTGGCGCCGCTGGTAACAATTCAAGCTCCACAGATCAAAACAAGATGGATGACTTACAAATATGCCTGCGCTCAAGAAGATGGAGGACCTTCCTGTGGTCACGTTATGAAGATAGACTGAGCCTTGTCGCCGTTGCAAATACTCATCATCTGCAAAGGGAATGAGTTTAGGATTACAAACGACGCAAAAATGCTGACATTTGATTGGCACTGAAATTCCAAATGTCTAGTGACACCTACCAGAGATCCACCGGATGCTGGGAGATCTGGGTTTGAGGGAACTGTTGAACACGTCCGCCAGTGTGAAAAACTTCTCTTCTATGTTTTTATTCTGCTCCTCTGATAAAGACAAGAAACTTGGATGTTGCATACTCAGCACTAATATACACTCAAGTTTTTATTCAATCTAAATttcaaaccttttgacttgttTACAAGGGAGATTAAATAATTGACAAGTGTAAAAGTTGTAAAAGTGTCCCGTCAAGATAATTTAACTGTACTTTACAGCTTGTTGTAATCTCTTCTCGAGCAGGCGCTAAAGAGTCTTTTGTAACTCTTAACGTTATGGTCTGCTAGCTGTATGAAATACAGtatgaattattttattttttttaactcagctTTCATATTATTATTCGCCTTTTGACAGTAAATCTTATTTGATCTCATGCTTTGCTGCTGGTGAGTAAAGCTCTTCCGGTGGACATTCATAATGACTCTTGATAACAACCATAAAAGAAGAGAGGGACAGGTAGAGGCTTCAGAAGGTTGGAAACAAATTACGACTGCTGATGGTACTTAAGTGTTAACTATTAACTTTAATTTTGGTTCTGTGTTTAGCCTTGAAAGATAAATTCAATCATCTGAAATTTTTGGGGAAAACATTTTAataaaatgggaaaatgacttaCCTTTTAAGTAAATCACAGTTGGTACTGTGATCAGAACAATTACAACAACCAGTCCAAGAACTCCGAGGACCACCTTGGCAATGGAGACCTGATTGGATGGGGAAAACATTTCATGTAAAACACCAACTTTAGTTACATGAACATGTGCTGTCAATTAACTcaccataatttaaaaaaaaaaaacctcaacaaTATGCGTCCAAAAAATTCACAACAGCACCCATGCAGCGTCAGAAAATTGTGCTCGTAGGTAGTTGTACGTCTATCCAACTTAGCTGTTAAATATTACCTTTGGTTTCAAGGGTAAGCCAATAAATGCGTAAACAGCAGAGCAAAGTTTGACAAGTTGAATCAACTTTGGAGAAACTGAAAgttttctttcatcaaagtcattTAAAACGAGATTTAATCACATCCCCTTCCTTTGTCGTCAAAGTGTTTTCATAGTATTCTTgcggtgtttattttttaatactaTCCAAACCTAAGGGAAATTATGTTTGTCTTTATCAGTCAACAGGTTCATCAATgttgttatttgttttatttctgtCATCATAATATTAcgttccaaaaataaaaattccattCTTTATTAATAATTTATTGAAGTTTGTTTTAGTTATTATTTGGTTGGATAAGAAGTTTGTAGAGGTCACTTCCTCTCACAAGTAAAACAGCGACATCTAGTGGTGATATGGCAAACACCCTCTTTCTGTCCTGTTTCTCGTCTCTCGGAGCAGgcgagggaggggcggggcgagaggagaggagaggagagggctGCGAAAGAACcccgacccgacccgacccgacccgacccgaTCCAACACGACTCTCAGCAGCAAACATTTGagatggaactttttttttcttttcttgagaGCGCTCGTGCGCCCCCACGTGGATTGCGCCCTGGGCGCTATTGTCCATTGCAAAAACCGGCCTTGGTCATCATATTTACTTTCCAAAACGTACAAtaaaacccatgtactttttaatGACATGAAACAAAAGTGAAAACCACATCATTCCACGGAGCAGCGAGAAAGCACGCAAGTCTATTTCCGTCCTGCCGGAAGGTGTGAGGCGATGATTAGGCTGCGTCCACAGTAAAAGcctgttgaaagcttcacaaataGAGAAGCTCTGCATTTATGGGGAATAAACACCATTTTCAACACTTGTTCCACTCAGAGCGGACATCCTCTGCAAACAAATCTTCCCTAATGCAGCATGCCTTGTTTGATGAGTACAACCTGCCACTAAACCAAATTCTTTATAGGGGACATTTTGAACGCATTTGCCCTCAGCCTCGGAGCTGCTTTTCTTCTATTTATTTTCTTGAAACTCGTCACTTTTTTTACCCCACAATCACTGAGTTGTCTGCCATTATCCGTGCAGTTGGGAGCGTGTTCTTTTTTTGCGCAGTAATATCTTTTCACTTGTCTTTCTACACTTGTTGGCAGTCTGTGACGTGTGCTTCTGTTACATAACCAATCTCGATACCGCAAACTTAATAAGCACATCATTGATAACAAGATGAATTGAACAAAAGCATGGTTGGCATCAATCCATTCAGccagccacacattttcaaaaaatgaaaaaaaaggaaaaaaaaaaggcgcatCCAACTTTAATCATTTTTAATAACAAGACGGGGAAAGGGCAACACCGCGTGGCAGCCTTGCGTTACTACTATAAATATGTATGCAtttctttatttcattttgctCTACATCTACGATGTGTTTGCTGTAATTGTGTGC is a window from the Syngnathus scovelli strain Florida chromosome 2, RoL_Ssco_1.2, whole genome shotgun sequence genome containing:
- the LOC125989022 gene encoding dipeptidyl peptidase 4-like — translated: MVSIAKVVLGVLGLVVVIVLITVPTVIYLKEEQNKNIEEKFFTLADVFNSSLKPRSPSIRWISDDEYLQRRQGSVYLHNVTTGRSSIFLSAGIFGEKEASDYQPSADRRYVAFMSNYTMLWRHSFTASYSLYDRTLNKFVEPSKLPEEIQYLAWAPAGNKLAFVWKNNVYIKTSPDSLPQQVTYNGKENQILNGIPDWVYEEEMFSSNQGLWWSPGGKYVAYAEFNDTLVPIVEFTWYGDQQYPATISIPYPKAGSPNPEVKLFVVDTDNTINISEVLVPETFISQEHYLATVTWGTDQRLAVQWLKRLQNHLILQIYDLKDFTWVPVASQEVKSSTGWVGRFSPSAPVFSNDKKSYYLLMSDPKGYKHLHHVVEGKVTAITTGEWEVIAIQKVTADSVYYSSNQEGGKPGGRNVYRWTNGEVKCLTCNLGGENCQYNSADFSHNARFYLMTCRGPGIPYSSLMDSKEGKELMRLEDNKQFGQLISDIKMPTVRRETITVAGYKLWYKMYLPPGFDESKKYPLLIDVYAGPCSQKVDFTYRVSWSTYLASTEKIIVASFDGRGSGYQGDKIMHELYKRLGTYEVEDQITAAREFIKMGFIDKDRIAIWGWSYGGYVASMVLGSGSGVFKCGMAVAPVSKWEYYDTIYTERYMTRPNDNPVAYANSTVTGRAKNFHSVQYLLIHGTADDNVHFQQAAEISEALVNEQVDFEAMWYTDKNHGLPGSAYQHVYTHMSHFIQRCFA
- the LOC125988152 gene encoding pro-glucagon-like, which codes for MTNIRSLAGLLAVLSFVQCSWQVPLQDISSSETDDALMRRHSEGTFSNDYSKYLEDRKAQDFVQWLMNNKRNGMEKRHAEGTYTSDVSSYLQDQAVKDFVAGLMSGQTRREWNVKIQDWGSNRRRHVDGSFTSDVNKVLDSMAAKEYLLWVMNSKPSEESKRGQADH